In Thermothelomyces thermophilus ATCC 42464 chromosome 4, complete sequence, a single genomic region encodes these proteins:
- a CDS encoding carbohydrate esterase family 4 protein (CAZy_ID 267910), which produces MLAETVLAGLALASSAIAAPAPNPIEFVKRAPTPGVVIQKCSTPGVLALAYDDGPYQYTSRLVDILDAAGAKATFFWTGTLYGCIYNQANAVKKAFASGHQIASHTWTHPHWASLGEAQIRQEITKLEDAFVNLIGKKPAYVRPPYLETGGQVLPVLRSLGYKVITNDIDTGDWNHYSPQQSEQAFLQAGAGGNGHIPLMHETYDSTVNVLTPWLINWAKQNNLKLVTVAECLGDPDGAYQAGNFEPNGQNSCY; this is translated from the exons ATGCTCGCCGAGACTGTCCTCGCCGGCCTTGCGCTAGCCTCCAGCGCCATCGCCGCGCCGGCACCGAACCCGATCGAGTTTGTAAAGCGGGCCCCAACCCCCGGCGTGGTCATCCAGAAGTGCAGCACCCCCGGAGTGCTCGCCCTTGCCTACGACGACGGCCCGTACCAGTACACGTCGCGGCTGGTGGACATcctcgacgccgccggcgccaagGCCACCTTCTTCTGGACCGGGACGCTCTACGGCTGCATCTACAACCAGGCTAACGCGGTCAAGAAGGCCTTTGCCTCGGGCCACCAGATCGCCTCTCACACATG GACCCACCCCCACTGGGCCAGCTTGGGCGAGGCGCAGATCCGGCAGGAGATCACCAAGCTCGAGGACGCCTTCGTCAACCTGATCGGCAAGAAGCCGGCGTACGTGCGCCCGCCCTATCTCGAGACGGGCGGCCAGGTCCTGCCGGTGCTGAGGTCGTTGGGCTACAAGGTCATCACCAACGACATCGACACGGGCGACTGGAACCACTATTCGCCCCAGCAGAGCGAGCAGGCCTTCCTgcaggccggcgccggcggcaacGGGCACATCCCCCTCATGCACGAGACCTACGACTCCACCGTCAACGTTCTCACCCCCTGGCTGATCAACTGGGCCAAGCAGAACAACCTGAAGCTCGTCACTGTCG CCGAGTGCTTGGGCGACCCCGACGGCGCGTACCAGGCCGGTAACTTTGAGCCTAATGGCCAGAACAGCTGCTATTAG